The nucleotide window CATCACCGCGACGCTGCTCGCCACCGTTCGCGCCGGAGACACCGTGGCGCTGCCGTCGGACGGCTACTACGCCGTGCGCGCGTTCGCCGCCGGCGCGCTGCGTGACCTGGGCGTCAACACCGTGCTGGTGCCGACGGCCGGGCCGTACCCGTCGTTCGAGGGCATGCGGCTGGTGCTGCTGGAAACGCCGGCCAACCCCGGCCTTGACGTCTGCGACATCCGCGCGCTGTCGGCGGCCGCGCACGCCGCGGGTGCGCTGGTCGCCGTCGACAACACCACGCCGACGCCGCTCGGGCAGCGCCCGCTGGAGCTCGGCGCCGACCTGGTGGTCGCGTCGGGTACCAAGGCCCTGACCGGGCACTCCGACGTGCTGCTCGGCTACCTGGCCACCAACGACGAGGACCTGCTCGCCCGGCTCACCGCCTGGCGCGCGCAGACCGGCGGCATACCGGGCGCGTTCGACTCCTGGCTGGCGCACCGCTCGCTGGCCACGCTGGACCTGCGGCTGGCCCGGCAGAGCGCCAACGCGGCGGTGGTGGCCGAGCTGCTGGCCGGGCGCCCGGACGTGCGGCATGTGCGTTTCCCGGGGCTGCCGGCCGACCCGTCGTACCCGGTCGCCGCGGCGCAGATGCGCCGCATTCCCGGCATCATCGGGTTCGACCTGGGCAGCGCCGAACGGGTGGGCCGGTTCCTGAGCGCCTCCGAGCTGGTCTTCGCGGCGACCTCGTTCGGCGGCCTGCACACCACCGCCGACCGGCGCGCGCAGTGGGGCGACGACACGGCGCCGGGCTTCGTCCGGCTCTCCTGCGGCATCGAGGACGCGGCGGACCTGGTCGCCGACCTGACGGCCGCGCTGGACGCGGCCTGAGCGCCGTGGCCTGGGGCAGCTTCAGCGGCGACGAGGTGGCCGCGCTGGCGACCGGCGAGAGCTTCCTCGCCGACCCCGGCGAACGGGACTGCCCCGCCTGCGGCGCCCGCGCCGTGCGGGCGTACGTGAACGCCGCGGCGAACGCCCGCCGCCCCACGCTGGTCAGCTACGTCTGGTGCACCGCCTGCCACCGGTTCGTCGGCACCCGGTCCCGGCATCCGGAGGGCCTGATCTTCTCCGATCCGCTCGCCGTGCTCTCCGCGGCCGAGCGCCGCGAGCTGGAGCGCAGCCTGATCGGCTTCCTCGCCCACCTCGACGGGCTCTGGGAGTCCGGCGCCCTGCCGCAGACGTTCACCGCCGCCTGACGCCCTGCCCATTGCGATCTGGGCCATCCTGGTTCTATGGTTCGTTACATGAGTGATGAACCACAGAACTAAGGAGGCTGTCGTGTTCGACGGCCGCGACCCGATCTACCTGCAGATCGCCAACGGCATCAAGAACGACGTGCTCAGCGGCACGCTCAAGGAGGACGAGCAGGTCATGTCGACCAACCAGTACGCGGCGTTCTACCAGATCAACCCGGCCACGGCGGCGAAGGGCTTCGCCCAGTTGGTCGACGAGGGCGTGCTCTACAAGAAGCGCGGCATCGGGATGTTCGTCAGCCCCGACGCCCGCGCCCGGCTGCGCGGCCAGCGCCGCGAACGGTTCTTCGCCGACGTCGTCGACCCGATGCTCGCCGAGGCCCGGATGCTCGGGGTGGACGTGGCCGAGATCGTCGCGCACTTGCAGGGCGGTGGCCGATGATCTCCCTGCGCGACCTCACGGTGCGGTACGGCGACACGGTCGCGGTCGACCGCCTCACTCTCGATCTCGAGCCCGGAAAGATCTACGGCTTGCTGGGCCGCAACGGCTCCGGCAAGACCAGCCTGCTCAGCGTCCTGGCGGCATATCGCCGGGCGTCCGGCGGCTCGGTTGCCATCGACGGCGTGGATCCCTTCGAGGACGCGGATCTGATGAGGGGGACCGTGTTCATCCGCGACACCCTTGACGTCTCGCCGCAGGACCGGATCAGCCGGGTACTCGGCTTCGCCGGCCGGCTGCGCCCGACCTGGGACGCCGCATACGCCGAGCGCCTGGCGGACCTCTTCCGACTGGACCTCCGCAAGCGCGTGTCGGCGCTGTCCCGGGGGCAGCGCTCCAGCCTGGGCGCGGTAATCGGGCTGGCCGCCCGCGCGCCGCTGACCATCCTCGACGAGGTCTATCTCGGCATGGATGCCGGTGTGCGGGCGGCGTTCTACACCGAGCTGCTGGCCGACTACCTGACCCACCCGCGCACGATCATCCTCTCCACCCACCTCATCGAGGAGGTCGCGGACCTCTTCGAGCAGGTGATCGTCATCGACCGTGGCCGGCTGCTCGTGCACGAGGACACGGACACCTTCAGGGCCCGCGGGGTCGCGGTCACCGGGCCGGCGCCGGCGGTCGACGCGTTCGTCGCCGGGCGCACGGTGCTCGGCGAGCAGAGCCTCGGCGGGCTCCGCCAGGTGACCCTCTACGGCGCGCTGGACGACGGGGAGGTCGCGCGGGCGGAGGCGGCCGGGCTCGCCCTGGCGCCGGTCGGCGTGCAGGACCTCTTCGTCCATCTCACCGCCGCTTCCGCCGCCGATGGCGATGCCGTCGACCGCGCCGGCCGAACGGAGGCACTGCGATGAGCCCGCGCCGGCTCGTGACGTCCGAACTGCTCCGCTTCTACCGACCCGTCGTTCTCTGGTTCCTGGCCGTGATGATCCTCTGTGTCGGCATCGGCATGACGGCGGTGAGCCTGGCCACCGACCCCACGTTCAGCCTGTGGGTGATGGTTTTCGGCACCGCGTCGAGGTGCTGGCTCGTCGCCGTCGGTGCCGTGCTGATCAGCCTGCATCTGCGGCAGTTTGTGACGAACGGGATCACCCGCCGGGCCTTCATGGCCGGTTCGGCGCTCTTCGGCCTGCTGGCGGTCGTGCTGTTCGCCCTGGCCGTGCCGCTCGGGCACGGTGTCGAGCAGGCGCTGCTGGGCATCGGCGGCCCGCTGCCCCCGGGTTATCCGACCGTCTCGGCCGGGACCGCCGCCGCCGAGTTCGGGCACGTGCTGCCCTCCTCGCTGGCGTTCCTGGTGTCCGGCGCGGCGCTGAGCGCGGGGTTCTACCGCTTCGGCGCCGCGGGCGGCCTCGCGCTGATCATTCCGTCGGTGCTCCCGATCGGGGTCGCGGAGGCGCTGTTAGGGGCCGACGGGAGAGGCCACTTCGACACCGGTCCCGTGCCGTACGCGGTGGCGGTGCTGATGTCACTCGCGGTGACGGCGCTGGCCGCCCTGCTCTTCCACCGCGCGACGCGGCACGTCGCGATCCGCCCCGCTCCGGGCTGATCCGGTCAACCGCCGTGGTGCAGCGCGAACGCGTACAGCCAGTCGCGCTGTACCTCGGTGTCCGGCACCGGCAGGCCGCGCGCCTGCGCGACCAGGTCCAGCGCCCGCTCCGGCCCGACGCCCAGCATCACCAGGGTCGCGCCGGCCAGCAGCGTCGAGCGGCCGACGCCGGCGAAGCACTGCGTCACCACGAACCGCCCGGCGCGGACGTGCGCGGCCAGCCGTACGCCCAGGGCGACCACGTCGGTGTCGGCCATGTCGCCGGCCCGCGGTATGCCCCGGTCGGCGATCGGGAACGACAGGAACTCGATCCCGGCGGCGGACGCGGCCCCGGCCACCTCGGTGAGGCCGAGCCGGCGGTCCTCCTCCCAGGTCAGGGCCGACACGAAGACGTCGACCCCGGCCGCGGCCAGCCCGGCCATCTCATCGGCCAGCCGATCTCCGCCGCGCGGGTGCGCCATCGTGGCCAATCGGCCCGGACCGGGCCAGGTGATCACGTGCAGTGCTGGTCTCATCGACTCCCCGTACCCTGTTTGCCGTGGCAGCGCCCGCGTAGCCGGAATATTGTCTACGCAGAGTAGGGTCAGGCCCGGCATGCCTGCCGCCCCGATATCCGGCAACGAGAGGCCATTTTCCGTGTCGACCCCCCGCAAAACCCGTGTGGCGATCGTTTTCGGCGGGCGCAGCACCGAGCACGCCATCTCCTGCGTGAGCGCCGGCAGCATCCTGGGCGCCCTCGACCCGGACCAGTACGAGGCCGTGCCGGTCGGCATCACCCGCGCCGGCGCCTGGGTGCTGTCCAGCGGCGACCCGGCGGCGCTGACCATCACCGGCCGCCGGCTCCCGGAGATCACCGCGGAGTCCGGCAGGTCCGTCGTGCTGCCCGCCGACCCGACCTCCGCCGGCATGATGGTCGTCGACCCGGCCGACGGGGTGGCCATGCTCGCGGGCGTCGACGTCGTCTTCCCGGCCCTGCACGGCGCCTACGGCGAGGACGGCACCATCCAGGGCATGCTCGAGATGGCCGGCATCCCGTACGTGGGCGCGAACGTGTTCGCCTCGGCGGCGGGCATGGACAAGGAGTTCACCAAGAAGCTCGCCGCCGCGGAGGGCATCCCAGTCGGCCCGTACGCGGTCCTGCGGGCCGGCTCGTCGCTCTCGGAGGCCGACAAGGAGCGCCTGGGCCTGCCGGTCTTCGTCAAGCCGTCCCGGGCCGGCTCGTCGCACGGCATCAGCAAGGTCACGGACTGGGCTGACCTGGACGCGGCGGTGGCCAAGGCCCGGCAGATCGACCCCAAGGTGCTTGTCGAGTCCGGCATCGTCGGCCGCGAGATCGAGTGCGGGGTGCTCGAGGGCGAGGCCGGCGGCGCGCCCGAGGCGTCGCTGCTTGCCGAGATCCTGGTGAGCGCCGAGGGCGACGACTTCTACGACTTCGACGCCAAGTACCTGGGCGACGGGACGCCGTACCAGATCCCCGCGGGCCTCGAGCCCGACGTGGCCCGCCGGGTCCAGGAGTTCGCCGCCCGCACCTTCACCGCGCTGGACTGCGCCGGGCTGGCCCGCGTCGACTTCTTCGTGACCGCGGAGAACGAGATCTACCTCAACGAGATCAACACGATGCCGGGGTTCACCCCGACCTCGATGTTCCCGCTGATGTGGGCGGCCACCGGCCTGGAGTACCCGAAGGTCGTCGACCGGCTGATCCGCACCGCCCTGCGCCGCGGCACCGGCCTGCACTAGGGCCTGTCCTGCCGCTACACGCAGCCGCTGGGCCGCCCGTCGGTGATCGACTTGTCGGTCTTCACCACGGTGTCGGAGAACTCGTTGGCCCACTGCGCGGGCTGTGCGTACTGCTTCGGGACGGTGACCCGCACCGGGACCTCGCGGTCCATTGTCGTGAACGTGGTGGCGGCGGCCTGCTCCTCGGCGTACCAGCAGACCCGGTTCATGTTCAGCAGCTCGGCGTCCAGCGGCACGCAGCCCGAGCCGGTCTCGTCGAGCGTCGCGCACATCACCGGCTTGGCGACACCGCAGGCCATGGTCAGGGCGGGCTCGCCGTAGGCCGCGTTCTGCTCCGGGCCGGCGCTGACCTTGCGGGCCGCCAGGTCCCGGACCCGGGCCGGCAGCTGGGAGGTCACCGCGAGGCAGACCTGCGCGGTACCGGCCGCGAGCGCGGGCGCGGCCATCTGCACCGGATCCGCCGGTACGACCGCGGGCTGCGTCGCGGACGGCGCGGGTGCCGCGGTGTCCGCCTCGGGCACGAACTTCGAGAAGACCAGCAGACCCGCCAGAACGGCTACCGGCACCGCGATCGCCGTCGCCCAGAGCGCGGCGCCGCGCGTCGTCCGGTCCGCGGCGGGCGGCTGTGGTTGGGGCTCGGGGCGGGTCTCCACGTTGACCATGTCAGAGATTTACCACGGAGCACGTGACGGTCCGCGTGATGCCCGGTACGTACTGGATCTTGCTCACAATCATCTTGCCGAGCTCGTCGACCGAGTGCGCCTCCGCCAATACGACGACGTCGTAGGGCCCGGTCACCGCGTCGACGCGTACCACTCCACTGATTTTGTCGATCGCGGCGGCCACGTCACGGGCCTTTCCGACCTCCGTCTGGATGAGGATGTATGCCTGGACCACGATCAGACTCCTATCCGCCAGCGCTGGCGACTCGAACGTGAAACTACAGTACGGAGCCGGTCGGAAGCGCAGTTGCCGCGCAGACTGGGCCAAGCCGGGCGGCAACAGGGGAAATCTCAGGCCGAGAGGAACGGTGGGACGTTGAGCATCGCGGAGGCGGGTGAGTTCGGGCTCATCGCCCGGATCGTCGCGCGGCTCGAGACCGGCACGGCCAGCCTGCTCGGCCCCGGCGACGACGCCGCGGTGGTGGCCGCGCCGGATCGCCGGGTCGTGGCGAGCACCGACATCCTGGTCGACGGCCGGCATTTTCGGCGCGACTGGTCCAGCGCCTCCGACGTGGGCCACCGGGCGGCCGCCGCGAACCTCGCCGACATCGCGGCGATGGGTGCGGCACCTACCGCGCTGCTCGTCGCGCTCTGCATGCCGGCGGACCTGGACCCGGCGTGGGCCGAGGAGCTGGCCGGCGGGCTGTCGGCGGAGGCCGGCCTGGTCGGCGCGGGCGTGGTCGGCGGGGACATGTCCTCCAGCCCCACGCTGACCGTCGCCGTCACCGCCCTCGGCGACCTGGACGGCCGGCAGCCGGTGGTGCGCAGCGGCGCCCGGCCGGGCGACGTCCTCGCGCTGGCCGGGCGCACCGGCCACGCCGCGGCCGGGTACACGATCCTGTCCCGGGGCTTCCGCACGCCGAAGCTGCTGGTCGAGGCGCACCGGCGGCCCGAGGTGCCGTACGCGGCGGGTCCCGCGGCCGCCCGGGCCGGCGCCACCTCGATGATCGACATCTCCGACGGGTTGCTCCAGGACCTGGGCCACATCGCCGCCGCCAGCGCGGTCGGCATCGACGTCGACCGCGGCGCGTTCGAGATACCCGCCCAGATGCGCGACGCGGCCTCGGCGCTGGGCGTCGACCCGTACGCGTGGCTCCTCGCCGGCGGGGACGACCACGCGCTGGCCGCGACGTTCCCGGCCGGCACGGCCCTGCCGCCGGGCTGGCGGACGATCGGCCGCGTGCACGAGGGCGCCGGGGTGACCGTCGACGGCCGGGCGTGGCAGGGCGACAAGGGGTGGGACCACTTCCGCTGACCAGGGCTGGTTAGTGTTTGTCGACGTGGAGGAGATCAAGATTCGCGCGGCCCGTTTCGACGAGCCCGCGGTGCAGCTACTGATAAC belongs to Amorphoplanes digitatis and includes:
- a CDS encoding cystathionine gamma-lyase is translated as MTFDGDGTRVVHAGLPDPVPGAPFLPGPVFAAPYHLDPVAGQVVNGYGRPDNPTRRALEAAIGELEGGRTLAFASGQAAITATLLATVRAGDTVALPSDGYYAVRAFAAGALRDLGVNTVLVPTAGPYPSFEGMRLVLLETPANPGLDVCDIRALSAAAHAAGALVAVDNTTPTPLGQRPLELGADLVVASGTKALTGHSDVLLGYLATNDEDLLARLTAWRAQTGGIPGAFDSWLAHRSLATLDLRLARQSANAAVVAELLAGRPDVRHVRFPGLPADPSYPVAAAQMRRIPGIIGFDLGSAERVGRFLSASELVFAATSFGGLHTTADRRAQWGDDTAPGFVRLSCGIEDAADLVADLTAALDAA
- a CDS encoding GntR family transcriptional regulator — its product is MFDGRDPIYLQIANGIKNDVLSGTLKEDEQVMSTNQYAAFYQINPATAAKGFAQLVDEGVLYKKRGIGMFVSPDARARLRGQRRERFFADVVDPMLAEARMLGVDVAEIVAHLQGGGR
- a CDS encoding ATP-binding cassette domain-containing protein — its product is MISLRDLTVRYGDTVAVDRLTLDLEPGKIYGLLGRNGSGKTSLLSVLAAYRRASGGSVAIDGVDPFEDADLMRGTVFIRDTLDVSPQDRISRVLGFAGRLRPTWDAAYAERLADLFRLDLRKRVSALSRGQRSSLGAVIGLAARAPLTILDEVYLGMDAGVRAAFYTELLADYLTHPRTIILSTHLIEEVADLFEQVIVIDRGRLLVHEDTDTFRARGVAVTGPAPAVDAFVAGRTVLGEQSLGGLRQVTLYGALDDGEVARAEAAGLALAPVGVQDLFVHLTAASAADGDAVDRAGRTEALR
- a CDS encoding protein-tyrosine phosphatase family protein; protein product: MRPALHVITWPGPGRLATMAHPRGGDRLADEMAGLAAAGVDVFVSALTWEEDRRLGLTEVAGAASAAGIEFLSFPIADRGIPRAGDMADTDVVALGVRLAAHVRAGRFVVTQCFAGVGRSTLLAGATLVMLGVGPERALDLVAQARGLPVPDTEVQRDWLYAFALHHGG
- a CDS encoding D-alanine--D-alanine ligase family protein is translated as MSTPRKTRVAIVFGGRSTEHAISCVSAGSILGALDPDQYEAVPVGITRAGAWVLSSGDPAALTITGRRLPEITAESGRSVVLPADPTSAGMMVVDPADGVAMLAGVDVVFPALHGAYGEDGTIQGMLEMAGIPYVGANVFASAAGMDKEFTKKLAAAEGIPVGPYAVLRAGSSLSEADKERLGLPVFVKPSRAGSSHGISKVTDWADLDAAVAKARQIDPKVLVESGIVGREIECGVLEGEAGGAPEASLLAEILVSAEGDDFYDFDAKYLGDGTPYQIPAGLEPDVARRVQEFAARTFTALDCAGLARVDFFVTAENEIYLNEINTMPGFTPTSMFPLMWAATGLEYPKVVDRLIRTALRRGTGLH
- a CDS encoding DUF3515 family protein is translated as MVNVETRPEPQPQPPAADRTTRGAALWATAIAVPVAVLAGLLVFSKFVPEADTAAPAPSATQPAVVPADPVQMAAPALAAGTAQVCLAVTSQLPARVRDLAARKVSAGPEQNAAYGEPALTMACGVAKPVMCATLDETGSGCVPLDAELLNMNRVCWYAEEQAAATTFTTMDREVPVRVTVPKQYAQPAQWANEFSDTVVKTDKSITDGRPSGCV
- a CDS encoding Lrp/AsnC ligand binding domain-containing protein, with the translated sequence MVQAYILIQTEVGKARDVAAAIDKISGVVRVDAVTGPYDVVVLAEAHSVDELGKMIVSKIQYVPGITRTVTCSVVNL
- a CDS encoding thiamine-phosphate kinase gives rise to the protein MSIAEAGEFGLIARIVARLETGTASLLGPGDDAAVVAAPDRRVVASTDILVDGRHFRRDWSSASDVGHRAAAANLADIAAMGAAPTALLVALCMPADLDPAWAEELAGGLSAEAGLVGAGVVGGDMSSSPTLTVAVTALGDLDGRQPVVRSGARPGDVLALAGRTGHAAAGYTILSRGFRTPKLLVEAHRRPEVPYAAGPAAARAGATSMIDISDGLLQDLGHIAAASAVGIDVDRGAFEIPAQMRDAASALGVDPYAWLLAGGDDHALAATFPAGTALPPGWRTIGRVHEGAGVTVDGRAWQGDKGWDHFR